A region from the Melioribacteraceae bacterium 4301-Me genome encodes:
- a CDS encoding glucose-6-phosphate isomerase: MLQNTIIKSKNVEVHLHNFYENVLNRLEKLKSEDILKRILTHDYTIWSDNPKEISDRLGWLDSPEKTKTELHSLNNFVTEIINNGFSEAVLLGMGGSSLAPEVFSKSFGTKKGYLHLSILDSTHPEVILNYEKKFDSQKTLYIVSTKSGSTIETISFMKYFFNLVSQKLGKEKAPKHFIAITDPGSGLEEIAKKLNFRKIFLNDPNIGGRYSALSLFGIVPAALLGIDVKKLLNNAQLSFNSLSEENVHNIPSAVLGAAIAELAVKGVDKLTFIISKEIESFGSWLEQLIAESLGKSGKGILPVDQESVLPPEFYSADRLFVNIKLKGDNSNEQQIKLLEEAKHPLIKIELNDIYELGEQFFCWEVATSIMGWVLGINPFDQPNVEAAKVSARKMMRQFEEKGELPLLEISVKENDIEVIASQKYKTIKEAFSNFFMNFNDSSSLGRSYIAIHAYLNPTNQVISSLQSLRTALQKKYKSAVTIGIGPRFLHSTGQLHKGDGGKGLFIQFTSNIYHDVPIPEKAGYNDSSFSFGTLISAQSLGDREALLDKNRNVIRVNFTQDPVSGINKLTSLFS; the protein is encoded by the coding sequence ATGTTGCAAAATACAATCATCAAATCAAAAAACGTTGAGGTACATTTACACAATTTTTATGAAAATGTGTTAAATCGGCTCGAAAAACTAAAGTCTGAAGATATTTTAAAAAGAATTTTAACTCATGATTACACAATATGGAGTGATAATCCAAAAGAAATATCAGACCGATTAGGCTGGTTAGATTCTCCAGAAAAGACCAAAACGGAACTTCATTCATTGAACAACTTTGTTACCGAGATTATTAACAACGGTTTTTCGGAAGCTGTTTTATTGGGAATGGGTGGCTCTAGCCTTGCACCAGAAGTCTTTAGTAAGTCATTTGGTACTAAAAAGGGTTACTTACATTTAAGTATATTGGATTCGACACACCCTGAAGTTATACTTAATTATGAGAAAAAGTTTGACTCACAAAAAACACTTTATATAGTCTCTACAAAATCTGGTAGCACAATAGAAACAATCTCTTTTATGAAGTACTTCTTCAATTTGGTATCTCAAAAATTAGGTAAAGAAAAAGCTCCGAAGCACTTTATCGCTATTACGGACCCTGGCAGTGGGTTAGAAGAAATTGCCAAGAAACTAAATTTCAGAAAAATTTTTTTGAATGATCCAAATATTGGGGGTAGATATTCAGCACTATCACTATTTGGAATTGTACCTGCAGCTTTATTAGGGATAGATGTGAAAAAACTTTTAAATAATGCCCAATTATCATTTAATTCTTTAAGTGAAGAAAACGTGCATAATATACCCTCGGCAGTCTTAGGTGCCGCAATAGCAGAATTAGCTGTTAAAGGAGTTGACAAGTTGACTTTTATCATTTCTAAGGAAATTGAATCTTTTGGCTCTTGGCTGGAGCAATTAATAGCTGAAAGCCTGGGAAAATCCGGCAAGGGAATTTTGCCTGTGGATCAAGAGAGTGTTTTACCACCTGAATTCTACAGCGCCGATCGATTGTTTGTTAATATTAAATTAAAAGGCGACAATTCTAACGAGCAGCAAATAAAACTATTGGAAGAAGCAAAACATCCTTTAATTAAAATTGAATTAAACGATATTTATGAGTTGGGTGAACAATTTTTCTGCTGGGAAGTAGCAACATCAATAATGGGCTGGGTGCTTGGTATTAATCCTTTTGACCAGCCTAATGTAGAAGCGGCTAAAGTTTCAGCACGGAAAATGATGAGACAATTTGAAGAAAAAGGAGAACTCCCTTTACTTGAAATCTCAGTTAAAGAAAATGACATTGAAGTTATAGCTTCACAAAAATATAAAACAATCAAAGAAGCTTTTTCCAATTTCTTTATGAACTTTAACGATAGCTCGAGTTTAGGTAGAAGTTACATTGCAATTCATGCATATCTAAACCCAACTAATCAAGTAATTAGTTCATTACAAAGTTTGAGAACTGCTTTGCAAAAAAAATATAAGTCTGCAGTTACTATTGGTATAGGACCTCGTTTTTTGCATTCTACTGGACAGTTACATAAAGGCGATGGAGGAAAAGGATTATTTATTCAGTTTACTTCTAATATCTATCATGATGTTCCTATACCTGAAAAAGCTGGCTATAACGACTCCTCTTTTTCGTTCGGTACTTTAATTAGTGCACAATCGCTTGGTGACAGGGAGGCATTGTTGGATAAAAATAGAAATGTAATACGTGTTAACTTTACACAAGATCCTGTATCCGGCATAAATAAACTGACATCACTTTTTAGCTAA